A segment of the Paludisphaera rhizosphaerae genome:
GGCAGCATGAAGCTCTCGTACTGACCCACCAGCACCAGGTACACGAACACCACCACGATCAGCAGAATGTAGACCGCCGTGTTCCCCTTGTTGGCCTCGTCGTACGTCAGACCTTCCCAGCCCACGTCGTAGCCCCGCGGCAGCGTCTCCGCCGCCACCTCGCGGATCGCCTGAATCGCCTGCCCCGTGCTGTAACCGTTGGCCGGCGCCCCCTGGATGGCCGCCGAAGGATACAGGTTGTAGCGGTTGATCTCGTTCGGCCCCTGTTTCTTTTCGAGCTTCATGAAGGCGGAGTAGGGGACCATGTCGCCGCGGTCGTTCTTGACGAAGATGTTGTTGAAGTCCTCCGGAAACCGCCGGAACTCCGGCGCGGCCTGGGCGTAGACCTTGAAGAACTGGCCGAAGCGGACGAAGCCCTGCTCCCAGGTGCTGCCGACCACGATCGACAGGTTGTCCATCGCGTTCTTGATCGACACCCCCTTCTGCATCGCCACGTCGTTGTTGATCACCAACTCGTACTGCGGGTAGTTGCTGGCGAAGAACGTGAACAGACCCTTCACTTCCTTCCGCTTGCCCAACGCCTCCAGATACTTGTTCGTCACCTCGCCGAGCCGCTGGTAGTCCATCGTGTTCGTCTTGTCCAGCACGCGCATCGAGAACCCGCCGGCCGCCCCGAACCCCGGCACCGCCGGCGGCTCGAAAAACTCCAGCTTCACGTTCGAGATCACGCTCCCTTCCTTCTCCAACTCCTCGATGATCTGCCGCGACGTCATCTTGCGGTCGGACCAGTTCTTGAGGTTGATCAAGCAGGTGCCGGCGTTCGAGCCGCGGCCCTCGGTCAACACCTCGTAGCCGGCCAAGGACGACACCGAGGCCACGCCGTCGATCTTGCGGGCGATGTCCTGCAGCTCGTGCGACTTGGAGTTGGTGTATTCGAGGGTGGACCCCGGCGGCGTCTGGATGATCCCGTAGATCATCCCCTGGTCCTCCAGCGGGATGAACCCCGAGGCAAGATGGTTGTTCACCAGATAGATGCCGGCTCCGAACGCCCCCACGACGAGCAACGTCAACAGCCGACGCGAGACGATCGCTCGGACGAATCTCGCGTAAACGCCGGTGACTCGTTCGACGCCCCGGTCGAAGAGGTGGAGGAACATCGCCAGCGGGCCCCGCCACTTGCCCTGGTTGGCCCCGTGCGGCTTCAAGATCATCGCGCAGAGCACCGGCGTCAGCGTCAACGCCACGATCCCCGACAGCACGATCGACATCGCCATCGTCAGGCCGAACTGGCGGTAGAACACCCCCACCGGACCCGTCATGAACGTCACCGGCACGAACACCGCCGTCATCACCAGCGTGATCGCGATGATCGCTCCGCTGATCTCCCCCATCACCTCCTTCGTCGCGGGATAAGGCTTCAGATG
Coding sequences within it:
- a CDS encoding efflux RND transporter permease subunit, whose protein sequence is FLEASIEKVLHTLFEAFVLVALVVFLFLGDWRSTLIPTLAVPVSLIGTFFFMLLFGMSINLITLFALVLAIGVVVDDAIVVVEAVHAKMAEKHLKPYPATKEVMGEISGAIIAITLVMTAVFVPVTFMTGPVGVFYRQFGLTMAMSIVLSGIVALTLTPVLCAMILKPHGANQGKWRGPLAMFLHLFDRGVERVTGVYARFVRAIVSRRLLTLLVVGAFGAGIYLVNNHLASGFIPLEDQGMIYGIIQTPPGSTLEYTNSKSHELQDIARKIDGVASVSSLAGYEVLTEGRGSNAGTCLINLKNWSDRKMTSRQIIEELEKEGSVISNVKLEFFEPPAVPGFGAAGGFSMRVLDKTNTMDYQRLGEVTNKYLEALGKRKEVKGLFTFFASNYPQYELVINNDVAMQKGVSIKNAMDNLSIVVGSTWEQGFVRFGQFFKVYAQAAPEFRRFPEDFNNIFVKNDRGDMVPYSAFMKLEKKQGPNEINRYNLYPSAAIQGAPANGYSTGQAIQAIREVAAETLPRGYDVGWEGLTYDEANKGNTAVYILLIVVVFVYLVLVGQYESFMLP